The DNA region CGACTTCAGCCGGTGATGTTAATGCAAAAAATTTCGATTTTATCTTTCAATTTAATTATTTAAAACCTTTAGAATTATTCAAGCAAGCTGGGCTTTATGCCAAAGACCCAGCGGCCATTCAGCAGTTAGCCCAAAGGCTTAACTTTGCAGATGGTCAAAAATTGCTCACCTTATTAAAGAAATGATATTTTTTTTACTGGCTAGTTTGCTTTGGACCCCTGATTTAGAGCGGGTCATCCAAATCCAACTCGAATACACCAAAGACCCTGCCCATCGAGCGGTTCTGCAAACATTGCAGGATAACAAAAGCCTGGATGGCTTGATTGAAAGCCCCCTCGGTAAACTGCGCATCACCGGCTATTACACGCCCCTGGTTTTAACCAGCGATAAAGCCAAGCGTCATGCCAAGATGCAAGGCTCCGCGTTCTTCAAAACCCCTCAAGGCACGGTACAGCTCATGGCCTATCGAGGCAAGAAATCGGGCAAAGAGCTATATTCTCTTTTAGGCGATCTCCCCAGAGGTGCCTCCGGCATGCCGTTGGTGGCAGGATATTCTGCGGCGGTTGACCCCAAAAAAATCCCCTACGGCAGCGTTTTTCTAGCGCGTATAAAAGGCGAAGAGCGCCTGTTGTTCGCGCAGGATACCGGTGCCAAAGTACAGCGTAATAACGAAATTGATATTTATATGGGTGTGGGCGAGCAAGCGCGGAAGAAAGCGCTGCAGTTGCATAAGCCGTATGAAATCGCGCTGCTGTCTCCGGAAACGCCGCAGTGACGGTTAGTTTTCCAGATTCTTCGGGTTCATGATATTCTGCTCAAACAAAGCCAATGCTTTCGCGCAATAGAGCCCATCGGTAATCCGCTCGTCAAAGCTCCAACGAATCAGCACTTCTTCCCGGACCGAAACCGTGTCGCTCTCCGTCACAAACGGCACTTTCTGTACTTTCCCAATCACCCCAAACAGTGGCGTGGTGCCATACTCGCTCAAATGGTGCCAAGGCGCTTTCAGCCCGATGCTGCCTAGGTTAGCGGCGAAGATGCTCGCATACATTGGATCGTTCTTAATCATCGAGTAAGGCAGAAGATTGAGCCCGTCTAAAAATCGTTGCGCACAAAAAAGAAACCTCAATAAAAAACCCGGCAACTTGGTAACAAACCTCATTTCTTTTTCAGAAGTGGTGAGTTTTTTCCCACGTCCTTGATGGATTCTCTCGTTCACCCGCTCCGCGACCTTAAATACGTTATCATCAGGCTCAAATTCCACTTTTACTGCGGTCATACCGGCGTTTTCATCCAGACGCTTTTTAACTGCAAAAGATATGACCGGCTTATGCCGTTGATAGATGCGGCCACCGGCGATGAACCGATTCATTCTGGGCCAAGTGGCTAAACTTCTAATCATGCCGGTTAGCAGCAGATGAAACAACGTCAACTCAGGATTTTTTTGCAAATAGGCAAGGGCTGACCCAACCGGGATGCTCTGCTCAAAATAGACTACCGCCTCGTTGCGCGTTGGCATCAAAAAAGGCATCAAGTTTCTAAGCGGCTTCTCGTCGGTCACTAACGTGCCGTCAAGACGTTTGAATAACTGCATCTTGGCTATCTAATGTGTCCCTGAGAACTTTCAATAGCTCTTTGGGCATGAATGGCTTTTGAATAAACGAAGCTTTCTCTTTTAGCAGACCTTTGCCCAAGGCGGTTTCGCTATTATATCCGGACATGTAGACAACGTTCAGGCCGGGGAATTTCTCAGCCAGGCGCTTAATCAGCTCGGGGCCATTCATTTTTGGCATAACCAAGTCGGTTAGAACCAAGTTAATAGGCGAGGTGATTTTTTCACAAATCTCAAGCGCGTTCATCGCGTTGGTGGCTTCTAAAACGGTATAACCGCTGCTTCTAATGATATCGCAGGCGACTTGGCGAACGATGTCTTCATCTTCGACCACCAATATTGTTTCAGAGCTCGCAGCTGGCGCAGACGTGGCCGGTGTGTTGCTGGTAGCGACTGGTGCTGCGGCAATTGCGGGCGCGGTAAGCGCAGGAAAAAAGAGAGAGAACTGCGTGCCGCTACCGGGTGCGCTGCGCAGCTCGATTTGGCCTTGATTTTGTTTCATCATCCCCGCGACTGCGGCCAGGCCGATACCGATGTCTTCGTTGGTCGGATGATTCGGCGCGAAAGGCTCAAATAAGTGTTGTTGCGCTTCAGAGTCAAGACCTCGTCCTGTGTCAGCCACAGAAATTACGACGAACTGACCCGCACCTAATTCAGGGTTTTCTTTAAGCTCAGTTTTAATGGTTAGCTTGCCGCCTTCTGGCATGCTTTGCCTGGCAAAGGTGGCGAGTGCCATGACAATGCGCAGGATTTGACCTGGCTCGGCGGAGATGTTGCCCAGCTTATCTTTGAGGTCCAAAACCAGCTCGATGTCTTCTCCGATGATGCGCCCTAACATATGAGCCATGCTGCCCAGGAGGACGTTCACATCCAGTGCTTGATTTAGATCGTTTGGTTGGCGCGAGAAAGCTAGGAGCTGGTTGGTCAAGGTGGCCACTTTCTTGGCGGCGTTGGCGATGGCATCCAGCTTGGGCTTAACTTTGGCGTCGTCTTTGAACTCTTCTTGCAAGATATCTGCATAGTTTAAGATGACGGTTAAGATGTTATTGAAGTCGTGGGCAATACCGCCCGACAGCCTGCCTAGCGATTCCATTTTTTGAGAGCTTTGAAACTGGTTTTCTAGGATTTTTTGTTCCGTTATGTCGAGTGCAACACCGGCCACGCCCGTGGTTTGGCCACTGGCATTTTTGATGGGCTCTAGGTGGATATCATAATGATGACCAGCTGCGTCTAACGGAAAGCGCTGCGACTGACCCGCCAAAGCTTTTTCGTGCGCTGCTTTAACCTTGTTATCTTGGCCATTTAAGTATTCAAGTAAATTTTGGACTTTGGTATCATGTGGGGTCACCGCGCTTTTAAAATGCAGCACGCTGTCGGTCGTCCACAAAAAAACCGGTAATTGAGAAAATAGCAAAT from Myxococcota bacterium includes:
- a CDS encoding 3D domain-containing protein, with protein sequence MIFFLLASLLWTPDLERVIQIQLEYTKDPAHRAVLQTLQDNKSLDGLIESPLGKLRITGYYTPLVLTSDKAKRHAKMQGSAFFKTPQGTVQLMAYRGKKSGKELYSLLGDLPRGASGMPLVAGYSAAVDPKKIPYGSVFLARIKGEERLLFAQDTGAKVQRNNEIDIYMGVGEQARKKALQLHKPYEIALLSPETPQ
- a CDS encoding response regulator; amino-acid sequence: MQSGVLDPQYPIDLLFSQLPVFLWTTDSVLHFKSAVTPHDTKVQNLLEYLNGQDNKVKAAHEKALAGQSQRFPLDAAGHHYDIHLEPIKNASGQTTGVAGVALDITEQKILENQFQSSQKMESLGRLSGGIAHDFNNILTVILNYADILQEEFKDDAKVKPKLDAIANAAKKVATLTNQLLAFSRQPNDLNQALDVNVLLGSMAHMLGRIIGEDIELVLDLKDKLGNISAEPGQILRIVMALATFARQSMPEGGKLTIKTELKENPELGAGQFVVISVADTGRGLDSEAQQHLFEPFAPNHPTNEDIGIGLAAVAGMMKQNQGQIELRSAPGSGTQFSLFFPALTAPAIAAAPVATSNTPATSAPAASSETILVVEDEDIVRQVACDIIRSSGYTVLEATNAMNALEICEKITSPINLVLTDLVMPKMNGPELIKRLAEKFPGLNVVYMSGYNSETALGKGLLKEKASFIQKPFMPKELLKVLRDTLDSQDAVIQTS